In Oncorhynchus tshawytscha isolate Ot180627B unplaced genomic scaffold, Otsh_v2.0 Un_scaffold_4246_pilon_pilon, whole genome shotgun sequence, a genomic segment contains:
- the gulp1b gene encoding PTB domain-containing engulfment adapter protein 1 isoform X1 produces MNRAFNRRKDKSGGMTAPEALAKNHIVYKVKFLGVTEVDQPKGTDVIRIAVRKLKFQRHIKKSEGHKTPKVELQVSIYGVKLLDPKTRDVQHNCQLHRISFCADDKTDKRIFTFICTEPETKKHICYVFDSEKCAEEITVSIGRAFDLAYRKFLESGGKDVEMRKQIGSLQKRILELETENSKLKERLQDLEDHMADCQGSPLLHLNSSNEAHMLPSPTSMFWGDSVSLNALSFLEMSSVALTPASSPDSSISAGLLTPPPSKPTQPRLPQHYGGCLLPPSKPTQPRLPQHYGGCLPPPSKPTQPRLPQHYGGCLPRPRAWSTISRRPPTDVFDMVPFSSGSPMARKPAINGSSPPPPSFSPPPPPPHVFLRERGTDILGAEPFDPFLCNTSFPPDVQSKLDEMQEGFNMGLTLEGTIFSLDPVDSRC; encoded by the exons ATGAACCGAGCTTTCAACAGGAGAAAAG ATAAATCTGGAGGGATGACAGCCCCAGAGGCTTTGGCCAAGAATCACATAGTGTACAAAGTCAAG TTCCTTGGCGTAACAGAGGTTGACCAACCAAAAGGCACAGATGTCATAAGGATAGCAGTGAGAAAGCTGAAG TTCCAAAGGCATATCAAGAAATCAGAGGGACACAAAACACCGAAGGTGGAGCTGCAGGTGTCCATCTACGGAGTGAAATTATTAGACCCCAAGACCAGA GATGTACAGCACAACTGTCAGCTTCATAGGATATCCTTCTGCGCGGACGACAAAACCGACAAGAGGATATTCACCTTCATCTGCACAGAGCCAGAGACCAAAAAACACATCTGTTATGTGTTCGACAGTGAAAAATGT GCAGAGGAGATCACCGTCAGCATTGGTCGAGCATTTGACCTGGCGTACAGGAAGTTTCTGGAGTCTGGCGGGAAAGACGTGGAGATGAGGAAACAGATCGGCAGTCTGCAGAAAAGA ATTCTGGAACTGGAAACTGAAAATTCCAAGTTGAAAGAACGACTTCAAGATCTAGAGGATCACATGGCAGATTGTCAAGGCTCACCG CTTCTACACTTGAACTCTTCTAACGAGGCCCACATGCTGCCGAGTCCCACATCTATGTTCTGGGGTGACAGTGTCAGCCTGAACGCCCTTTCCTTTCTAGAGATGTCCTCTGtggctctaaccccagccagctcTCCAGACTCCAGTATCTCCGCTGGTCTACTAACACCGCCACCCAGTAAACCTACCCAGCCCAGGCTACCGCAGCATTATGGAGGTTGCTTACTTCCACCCAGTAAACCTACCCAGCCCAGGCTACCGCAGCATTATGGAGGTTGCTTACCTCCACCCAGTAAACCTACCCAGCCCAGGCTACCGCAGCATTATGGAGGTTGCTTACCTCGACCGCGA GCATGGAGCACCATATCCAGGCGTCCCCCGACGGACGTTTTCGACATGGTTCCATTCTCCTCAGGGTCTCCTATGGCAAGGAAACCTGCCATCAAtgggtcctctcctcctcctccctccttttcccctcctccacctcctccacatgttttcctgagagagagag GAACAGATATTTTGGGGGCGGAGCCTTTTGACCCGTTCCTCTGCAACACGTCCTTTCCTCCTGACGTCCAATCTAAACTGGATGAAATGCAG
- the gulp1b gene encoding PTB domain-containing engulfment adapter protein 1 isoform X2: MNRAFNRRKDKSGGMTAPEALAKNHIVYKVKFLGVTEVDQPKGTDVIRIAVRKLKFQRHIKKSEGHKTPKVELQVSIYGVKLLDPKTRDVQHNCQLHRISFCADDKTDKRIFTFICTEPETKKHICYVFDSEKCAEEITVSIGRAFDLAYRKFLESGGKDVEMRKQIGSLQKRILELETENSKLKERLQDLEDHMADCQGSPAWSTISRRPPTDVFDMVPFSSGSPMARKPAINGSSPPPPSFSPPPPPPHVFLRERGTDILGAEPFDPFLCNTSFPPDVQSKLDEMQEGFNMGLTLEGTIFSLDPVDSRC, translated from the exons ATGAACCGAGCTTTCAACAGGAGAAAAG ATAAATCTGGAGGGATGACAGCCCCAGAGGCTTTGGCCAAGAATCACATAGTGTACAAAGTCAAG TTCCTTGGCGTAACAGAGGTTGACCAACCAAAAGGCACAGATGTCATAAGGATAGCAGTGAGAAAGCTGAAG TTCCAAAGGCATATCAAGAAATCAGAGGGACACAAAACACCGAAGGTGGAGCTGCAGGTGTCCATCTACGGAGTGAAATTATTAGACCCCAAGACCAGA GATGTACAGCACAACTGTCAGCTTCATAGGATATCCTTCTGCGCGGACGACAAAACCGACAAGAGGATATTCACCTTCATCTGCACAGAGCCAGAGACCAAAAAACACATCTGTTATGTGTTCGACAGTGAAAAATGT GCAGAGGAGATCACCGTCAGCATTGGTCGAGCATTTGACCTGGCGTACAGGAAGTTTCTGGAGTCTGGCGGGAAAGACGTGGAGATGAGGAAACAGATCGGCAGTCTGCAGAAAAGA ATTCTGGAACTGGAAACTGAAAATTCCAAGTTGAAAGAACGACTTCAAGATCTAGAGGATCACATGGCAGATTGTCAAGGCTCACCG GCATGGAGCACCATATCCAGGCGTCCCCCGACGGACGTTTTCGACATGGTTCCATTCTCCTCAGGGTCTCCTATGGCAAGGAAACCTGCCATCAAtgggtcctctcctcctcctccctccttttcccctcctccacctcctccacatgttttcctgagagagagag GAACAGATATTTTGGGGGCGGAGCCTTTTGACCCGTTCCTCTGCAACACGTCCTTTCCTCCTGACGTCCAATCTAAACTGGATGAAATGCAG